A region from the Lysobacter antibioticus genome encodes:
- a CDS encoding OmpA family protein: MRHPSSAPFRPALARSGLLLAVLIAGVAGCDKQSPPADESATAATPAPVAAPVVRFDAKLSLVNNNGAIRYDGTVDSEATRKALSTALTQAYMGQISGSLNVDKAAKPAPWQDKLPQFAAALTMPGAAVSFQGTTIELSGQASDADRVTLLEKAKALFPGYNYAGLFEGVGGAAASSDAAAQALAALEPGKASSAEIAKALNLMNLRFDEGSARIAPASLDILSRAAKALQAGPKDARYEIVGPGGGAGQPADNEALSRQRAEAVKVQLIVAGANPGALDTRGEPGAAATPLRFNPVK; the protein is encoded by the coding sequence ATGCGCCATCCTTCATCCGCCCCATTCCGCCCCGCCCTCGCCCGCAGCGGCCTGTTGTTGGCCGTGCTGATCGCCGGCGTGGCCGGCTGCGACAAGCAATCCCCACCTGCCGACGAGAGCGCGACGGCGGCAACGCCGGCGCCGGTCGCCGCCCCGGTCGTGCGTTTCGACGCCAAGCTCAGCCTGGTCAACAACAACGGTGCGATCCGCTACGACGGCACCGTCGACAGCGAAGCCACCCGCAAGGCGCTGAGCACCGCCCTGACCCAGGCCTACATGGGCCAGATCAGCGGCAGCCTCAACGTCGACAAGGCCGCCAAGCCGGCCCCGTGGCAGGACAAGCTGCCGCAATTCGCCGCCGCGCTGACCATGCCCGGCGCCGCGGTCAGCTTCCAGGGCACCACGATCGAGCTCAGCGGCCAAGCCTCCGACGCCGACCGCGTGACCCTGCTCGAGAAAGCCAAGGCCTTGTTCCCCGGCTACAACTACGCCGGCCTGTTCGAGGGCGTCGGCGGCGCGGCCGCCTCCTCCGACGCAGCCGCGCAGGCCCTGGCCGCACTCGAACCCGGCAAGGCCAGCAGCGCCGAGATCGCCAAGGCGCTGAACCTGATGAACCTGCGCTTCGACGAGGGCAGCGCGCGCATCGCGCCGGCCAGCCTCGACATCCTCAGCCGCGCCGCCAAGGCCCTGCAAGCCGGCCCCAAGGACGCGCGCTACGAGATCGTCGGACCCGGCGGCGGCGCCGGCCAGCCGGCCGACAACGAAGCCCTGTCGCGCCAGCGCGCCGAAGCGGTCAAGGTCCAGCTGATCGTCGCCGGCGCCAACCCGGGCGCGCTCGACACCCGCGGCGAACCCGGCGCGGCGGCGACGCCGCTGCGTTTCAATCCGGTCAAATGA